A genomic window from Anguilla rostrata isolate EN2019 chromosome 14, ASM1855537v3, whole genome shotgun sequence includes:
- the LOC135239430 gene encoding ras-GEF domain-containing family member 1B-A-like isoform X2, producing MPQTPPFPATFGSTGFNNNVYQTKEDGYGGLYYHDNNLVSGSLEALIQHLVPNVDYYPDRTYIFTFLLSSRLFLHPYELMSRVCHLCVEHQRLSDPQADKIRLRKIAPKMVQLLSEWSETFPYDFRDERMMRSLKELTHRIACGDELYRKAFHQMTQALIRKLTTLSQYEEVLAKLNATATDRMAVLKAKPLSIQRDILSICNDPFALAQQLTHIELERLSYIGPEEFIQAFVQKDPLDNDKSCFSDRKKASNLQSYVEWFNRLSYLVATEICMPVKKKQRARVIEFLIDVARECFNIGNFNSMMAIISGMNMSPVSRLRKTWGKVKTAKFDILEHQMDPSSNFYNYRTALRGATQRAITANSTREKIVIPFFSLLIKDIYFLNEGYANRLPNGLVNFEKFWELAKQVGEFMAWKQVECPFERDRKVLQYLLTAPVFSEDALFMASYESEGPENNMEKDSWKSLRSTLLSRV from the exons ATGCCGCAAACACCACCGTTTCCGGCCACGTTTGGCAGCACCGGATTTAACAACAATGTCTACCAAACAAAGGAAGACGGTTATGGTGGCCTGTATTACCATGACAACAACCTTGTGTCAGGGTCTCTGGAAGCACTCATTCAACACCTAGTGCCCAATGTGGATTACTACCCTGAT AGGACATACATTTTCACCTTCCTGCTCAGTTCCCGCCTCTTCCTGCATCCGTATGAGCTCATGTCAAGAGTGTGCCACCTGTGCGTGGAGCACCAGAGACTCAGCGACCCCCAGGCTGACAAG ATCAGACTGCGGAAGATCGCCCCAAAGATGGTGCAGCTGCTGAGCGAGTGGTCGGAGACGTTCCCCTATGACTTCAGGGATGAGCGCATGATGCGCAGTCTGAAGGAGCTCACCCATCGCATCGCGTGTGGAGATGAG CTTTATCGGAAGGCCTTCCACCAGATGACTCAGGCCCTGATCCGCAAGCTGACCACGCTCAGCCAGTACGAGGAGGTGCTGGCGAAGCTGAACGCCACCGCGACGGACAGGATGGCTGTGCTGAAGGCCAAGCCTCTGTCCATCCAGAGGGACATCCTGTCCATCTGCAATGACCCATTCGCTCTGGCCCAGCAGCTCACACACATAGAGCTG GAGCGACTAAGTTACATTGGCCCTGAGGAATTTATCCAAGCTTTTGTTCAGAAAGACCCTCTGGATAATGATAAG AGTTGCTTCAGCGATCGCAAGAAGGCAAGCAACCTGCAGTCGTACGTGGAGTGGTTCAACAGGCTCAGCTATCTGGTGGCCACGGAGATCTGCATG CCCGTGAAGAAGAAGCAGAGAGCGCGGGTCATCGAGTTCCTCATAGATGTGGCACGGGAATGCTTCAACATCGGAAACTTCAATTCCATGATGGCCATTATTT CTGGTATGAACATGAGTCCCGTGTCCAGACTGAGGAAGACCTGGGGCAAGGTCAAGACGGCCAAGTTTGACATCCTGGAG CACCAAATGGACCCGTCCAGCAATTTCTACAATTACCGCACGGCGCTGCGCGGCGCCACGCAAAGAGCCATAACCGCCAACAGCACCAGAGAGAAG ATTGTCATCCCATTCTTCAGCCTATTGATCAAGGATATTTATTTCCTCAATGAAGGATATGCCAACAGGCTACCCAATGGACTTGTTAATTTTGAA AAATTCTGGGAACTGGCCAAGCAGGTGGGGGAGTTCATGGCCTGGAAGCAGGTGGAGTGTCCCTTTGAGAGGGACCGCAAGGTCCTGCAGTACCTCCTCACTGCGCCTGTCTTCAGCGAGGACG CCCTGTTCATGGCCTCCTATGAGAGCGAAGGACCGGAGAACAATATGGAGAAGGACAGCTGGAAGTCTCTTAG GTCTACTCTGCTAAGTAGAGTATAA
- the LOC135239651 gene encoding bone morphogenetic protein 3-like, whose amino-acid sequence MAHCQHVLLLLFGWGYICGGHCIMLKDHFTGLKRNKDWSDLSKARGKDRPTKEKNDLLLQDTVSEHMQMLYEKYNKEGFHFKDGNTVRSFKAHLGNINSKQLQIFNLTSLTKSEDILSATLHYHIGDLQNSSRRCAGPQTFGCHRLLRQTPVHLSIWSFASLNNSAQTQGHLLLNVSTAYRDVAYWQWKDITHAINQAKRRSELLIGFDVDPRGQGPRKSLPSDRAPYILVYANDSAISEPESVVSTLRRHRGALAPGLRGPGVDALNSTVERRPRRSTDVLLPLQNNELPGTEHPHAAPGREEERSPSYEPPEDRPPAKRSRAKPRRQQQQQQHRPALLHFDEQTMKKARRRQWAEPRHCARRYLKVDFADIGWNEWIISPKYFDAFYCSGSCQFPMPKSVKPSNHATIQSIVRAVGVVPGIPEPCCVPEKMSSLSILFFDENANVVLKVYPNMTVDSCACQ is encoded by the exons ATGGCTCACTGTCAACACGTATTGCTGCTGCTTTTTGGATGGGGTTATATTTGCGGTGGACATTGTATTATGCTAAAAGACCATTTCACTGGGCTAAAGAGAAATAAGGACTGGAGCGATCTCAGTAAAGCGCGGGGTAAAGATCGCCCTACCAAGGAAAAGAATGACTTGCTCTTACAAGACACAGTGTCGGAACACATGCAGATGTTATATGAGAAATACAATAAAGAAGGCTTTCATTTCAAGGACGGAAATACGGTTCGCAGCTTCAAAGCTCATTTGG gTAATATCAACAGCAAGCAACTTCAGATCTTTAACTTAACATCACTAACCAAGTCAGAAGACATCCTCtcagctacattacattaccacaTAGGTGACCTCCAGAACAGCAGCCGTAGGTGCGCTGGACCACAGACATTTGGCTGCCATCGACTGCTGAGACAGACTCCTGTTCACCTCAGCATCTGGAGTTTTGCCTCTCTGAACAATAGCGCACAGACTCAGGGACACCTCCTTTTAAATGTCTCCACCGCGTACAGGGATGTTGCGTACTGGCAATGGAAAGACATAACGCACGCCATCAATCAGGCAAAACGTCGCTCTGAGCTGCTCATTGGTTTTGACGTGGACCCTCGAGGGCAGGGTCCCCGGAAATCCCTGCCCTCAGACCGGGCCCCCTACATTCTGGTGTACGCCAACGACTCCGCCATCTCTGAGCCGGAGAGCGTGGTGTCCACCCTGCGCCGGCACAGAGGGGCTCTCGCCCCGGGGCTGCGCGGGCCGGGCGTGGACGCGCTCAACAGCACAGTCGAGCGCAGGCCCAGGCGCTCGACCGAcgtcctgctccctctccaGAACAACGAGCTGCCGGGGACCGAGCACCCGCACGCGGCCCCGGGccgggaggaggagaggagcccCTCGTATGAGCCGCCCGAGGACCGGCCCCCCGCCAAGCGGTCCCGGGCGAAACCccgcaggcagcagcagcagcagcagcacaggcccGCGCTGCTGCACTTTGACGAGCAGACCATGAAGAAGGCCCGCAGGAGGCAGTGGGCCGAGCCCAGGCACTGCGCCCGCAGGTACCTGAAGGTCGACTTCGCGGACATCGGCTGGAACGAGTGGATTATATCCCCCAAGTATTTCGATGCCTTCTATTGCTCGGGATCCTGCCAGTTTCCTATGCCAAAG TCAGTGAAGCCCTCCAACCACGCCACCATCCAGAGCATCGTGCGGGCGGTGGGAGTGGTGCCCGGCATCCCCGAACCCTGCTGTGTCCCAGAGAAGATGTCCTCGCTCAGCATCCTGTTCTTCGACGAGAACGCCAACGTGGTCCTCAAGGTCTACCCCAACATGACCGTGGACTCCTGCGCCTGCCAATAA